In one window of Paracoccus saliphilus DNA:
- a CDS encoding peroxidase-related enzyme (This protein belongs to a clade of uncharacterized proteins related to peroxidases such as the alkylhydroperoxidase AhpD.), whose translation MNRPVPPISRFPVPDLNDLPEDIRLAIEKIAEKSGFIPNVFLALAHRPAEFRAFFAYHDALMDSDEGLSKAERELIVVATSGLNRCQYCVVAHGAILRIRAKDAFIADQVAVNWRKADLTDRERAMLTYAEKVALNAQEIGEEDHRALAEAGFSEDEIWDIGAIAAFFGMSNRLVNAGDIRPNDEFYMLGRE comes from the coding sequence ATGAACAGACCCGTGCCGCCGATCAGCCGCTTTCCCGTTCCCGATCTGAACGACCTGCCCGAGGATATCCGGCTGGCCATCGAGAAGATTGCCGAGAAATCGGGCTTTATTCCCAATGTCTTCCTGGCGCTGGCCCATCGTCCGGCCGAGTTCCGCGCCTTCTTCGCCTATCATGATGCACTGATGGACAGTGACGAGGGGCTCAGCAAGGCCGAGCGCGAATTGATCGTGGTCGCGACCAGCGGGCTCAATCGCTGCCAGTATTGCGTGGTGGCGCATGGGGCGATCCTGCGCATCCGGGCGAAGGACGCGTTCATCGCCGATCAGGTGGCGGTCAACTGGCGCAAGGCCGACCTGACCGACCGGGAACGGGCCATGCTGACCTATGCCGAGAAAGTGGCACTGAACGCGCAGGAGATCGGCGAAGAGGATCACCGGGCGCTGGCCGAGGCCGGTTTCAGCGAGGATGAAATCTGGGATATCGGTGCGATTGCCGCGTTTTTCGGCATGTCGAACCGGTTGGTGAATGCGGGCGATATCCGGCCCAATGATGAATTCTACATGCTGGGGCGGGAATGA
- a CDS encoding DMT family transporter translates to MRAPLAPEPRLVRPEINTRMEPVDWAQLLLLSVLWGGSFFLIAVSVTGLPVLSVVAIRLGVAAMVLWLIVLMTGRKLPRAPGIWAAFLVMGILNNAIPFGLIVWGQTSIPSGLASILNATTPLWTVIVSGLLLSDEGFSARKLVGVVLGLGGVAVMIGLDTLAGLGHAIWAQLAILGAALSYAFANVFGRRFRSMGLDPVVTAAGMVTGSSALLVPLALSVDGWPGAEVPGQVWLAAIVLGVVSTGLAYVLYFRVLARAGATNISLVTFLVPVSAVFLGWLFLAETLGPAHLLGVALIALGLVLIDGRLLAGRK, encoded by the coding sequence ATGAGGGCACCGCTTGCTCCCGAACCGCGACTGGTCCGGCCCGAGATCAATACGCGAATGGAGCCGGTGGATTGGGCGCAGCTCTTGCTGCTGTCGGTTCTGTGGGGCGGCTCGTTCTTCCTGATCGCCGTTTCGGTCACCGGGCTGCCGGTGCTGAGCGTCGTCGCCATCCGGTTGGGCGTCGCGGCGATGGTGCTGTGGCTGATCGTGCTGATGACGGGGCGCAAGCTGCCGCGCGCCCCGGGGATCTGGGCGGCTTTCCTTGTCATGGGTATCTTGAACAACGCCATCCCCTTCGGATTGATTGTCTGGGGTCAGACCTCGATCCCTTCGGGGCTGGCCTCGATCCTGAACGCAACCACGCCGCTCTGGACGGTGATCGTTTCCGGGCTGCTGTTGAGCGATGAGGGCTTCAGTGCACGCAAGCTGGTTGGCGTGGTGCTGGGGCTTGGCGGGGTGGCCGTCATGATCGGGCTGGATACGCTGGCAGGGCTGGGGCATGCGATCTGGGCACAACTGGCCATTCTCGGGGCGGCGCTGTCCTATGCCTTCGCCAATGTCTTCGGGCGGCGGTTCCGGTCCATGGGGCTCGATCCGGTGGTCACGGCTGCGGGGATGGTCACGGGATCGAGCGCGCTGCTGGTCCCGCTGGCGCTGTCGGTCGATGGCTGGCCCGGCGCGGAAGTGCCCGGACAGGTTTGGCTGGCCGCCATCGTGTTGGGCGTGGTCAGCACCGGGTTGGCCTATGTGCTGTATTTCCGCGTGCTGGCACGGGCAGGGGCCACGAATATCTCGCTGGTGACATTTCTCGTACCGGTCTCCGCAGTTTTCTTGGGATGGCTGTTCCTCGCCGAGACCCTGGGACCGGCGCATCTGCTTGGAGTCGCCCTGATCGCACTGGGGCTGGTGCTGATCGATGGGCGCCTGCTTGCGGGGCGCAAATGA
- a CDS encoding DMT family transporter, with the protein MSVAVPRQEALRGHAAMLLFSALVAGSFSLGARAANLIDPAAITAMRFVIAAGVIGAVALAGPGIPRRGLHAPWRYLLLGGIFSSYFVLMFEGLKTASPVSASAVFTLTPLIAAGFGWLVMRQRMTSRMALAMALGAVGALWVIFRGDLAAMLRLELGRGELVYLSGCVAHALYIPLVRRLNRGENPVVFTLGTLVAGAIVLLIWGWQAIGATAWTNLPPIVWITLFYVSLFASAATFVLVQFASLRLPAAKVMAYTYLTPAWVIALEALLGQGLPGGIVLPGVAVTLLALWLLLEGDDG; encoded by the coding sequence ATGAGCGTCGCCGTTCCGCGACAGGAGGCCCTGCGCGGGCATGCGGCGATGCTGCTGTTCTCGGCGCTGGTGGCGGGGTCGTTTTCGCTTGGGGCGCGGGCGGCCAACCTGATCGATCCGGCGGCGATCACCGCGATGCGTTTCGTCATCGCCGCCGGGGTGATCGGAGCAGTCGCGCTGGCCGGTCCCGGCATACCGCGAAGGGGGCTTCATGCACCATGGAGATACCTGCTGCTCGGCGGTATCTTCTCCAGCTATTTCGTGCTGATGTTCGAGGGGCTCAAGACCGCCAGCCCGGTCTCGGCCAGCGCGGTTTTCACGCTGACGCCGCTGATTGCCGCCGGTTTCGGCTGGCTGGTCATGCGGCAGCGGATGACCAGCCGGATGGCACTGGCGATGGCTCTTGGCGCCGTGGGTGCGCTATGGGTGATTTTTCGCGGCGATCTGGCCGCCATGCTGCGGCTGGAACTGGGGCGTGGTGAGCTGGTTTACCTGTCGGGATGCGTGGCGCATGCGCTCTACATACCGTTGGTGCGAAGGCTGAACCGGGGCGAAAACCCGGTCGTGTTTACCCTGGGCACATTGGTCGCGGGGGCTATCGTGTTGCTCATATGGGGATGGCAGGCGATCGGAGCGACGGCCTGGACGAATCTGCCACCCATCGTTTGGATCACCCTGTTCTACGTCTCTCTCTTTGCCAGTGCGGCAACTTTCGTGCTGGTGCAATTCGCCTCCCTGCGGCTGCCAGCCGCCAAGGTCATGGCCTATACCTACCTGACTCCCGCATGGGTGATCGCGCTCGAGGCCTTGCTGGGGCAGGGCCTGCCCGGTGGTATCGTGCTGCCCGGCGTGGCGGTGACGCTGTTGGCCTTGTGGCTATTGCTGGAGGGCGATGATGGCTGA
- a CDS encoding division plane positioning ATPase MipZ, with product MAHIIVVGNEKGGSGKSTTSMHVVTALARMGHKVGGLDLDVRQRSFGRYLENRMAFIQREGLDLPTPMLGELGEGSDPLTPALHALEAECDFILLDCPGSHTKLSQMAHTLADSLITPMNDSFVDFDLLARMSPEGKVLGPSIYAEMVWAARQMRAEAGAGAIDWIVLRNRLGTQAMHNKRKVGGALTTLSKRIGFRVTAGFSERVIFRELFPRGLTLLDLKEIGTESLNMSNIAARQELRDLIATLALPGVSVSF from the coding sequence GTGGCGCATATCATCGTTGTGGGCAACGAAAAGGGAGGTTCCGGGAAATCGACGACCTCGATGCATGTGGTGACCGCCCTCGCGCGGATGGGCCACAAGGTCGGCGGACTGGACCTGGACGTGCGGCAACGCAGTTTCGGTCGCTACCTCGAGAATCGGATGGCCTTTATCCAACGCGAAGGGCTGGACCTGCCCACGCCCATGCTGGGAGAGCTGGGCGAGGGGAGCGATCCGCTGACCCCGGCACTTCACGCGCTCGAGGCGGAATGCGATTTCATCCTGCTGGATTGCCCCGGTTCGCATACGAAACTCAGCCAGATGGCGCATACGCTGGCCGATTCGCTGATCACGCCGATGAATGACAGCTTCGTCGATTTCGACCTGCTGGCGCGGATGTCGCCCGAGGGCAAGGTGCTGGGGCCTTCGATCTATGCCGAGATGGTCTGGGCCGCCCGGCAGATGCGGGCAGAGGCCGGGGCGGGGGCGATCGACTGGATCGTGCTGCGCAACCGTTTGGGCACGCAGGCGATGCACAACAAGCGCAAGGTCGGCGGCGCGCTGACCACCTTGTCCAAGCGGATCGGCTTTCGCGTTACCGCGGGCTTCTCGGAGCGGGTAATCTTCCGCGAGTTGTTCCCGCGCGGGCTGACGCTGTTGGATCTGAAGGAAATCGGCACCGAGAGCCTGAACATGTCGAACATTGCCGCCCGGCAGGAATTGCGCGACCTGATCGCCACGCTGGCTCTGCCGGGAGTCAGCGTCAGTTTCTGA
- a CDS encoding efflux RND transporter periplasmic adaptor subunit → MRILSIALLVAGLALPAVAEDSASSDAPAESAVERSVPSVTVTSAETTEVQARVPVVGSLIARQEVQIYSQVSGHEITEILVEAGDTVEKGQVLARMSTDTLAAQLAQADAGYQQAEAALKQAVTSLERAERLRASNNASQATLDDAVAAEANAQAGLAQADAARRIARLDLDRAEIVAPVSGLVVERNAILGALAGGGSGPLFTLLADGEIEMSAEVIETALQSLSIGDPAEIQVAGLGNITGEVRLIPASVDPVTRLGKMRISLDSAPGLRTGLFASGWVITAKRHAVTVPATAVLSDDQGDRVQVVEDGVVRSHPVKAGLLWEGRREIVEGIEEGEQVIARSGAFFRDGDMVKAISAAQSEAETENETASAAAPAEGTRRP, encoded by the coding sequence ATGCGCATCCTGTCCATTGCTCTGCTCGTGGCCGGCTTGGCACTGCCTGCCGTCGCTGAGGATAGCGCTTCCTCGGATGCTCCCGCAGAGTCTGCGGTCGAGCGTTCTGTTCCATCTGTCACCGTGACCTCTGCCGAGACGACAGAGGTGCAGGCAAGGGTGCCAGTTGTCGGCTCCCTGATAGCCCGGCAGGAGGTGCAGATCTATTCTCAGGTATCGGGCCACGAGATCACCGAGATCCTGGTCGAGGCAGGCGATACTGTCGAAAAGGGGCAGGTGCTGGCGCGAATGTCCACGGATACGCTGGCGGCACAGCTTGCGCAGGCCGATGCCGGGTATCAACAGGCCGAGGCAGCCTTGAAACAGGCTGTCACGAGTTTGGAGCGGGCAGAACGTCTTCGTGCCTCGAACAATGCCTCGCAGGCGACGCTCGATGATGCGGTCGCGGCAGAGGCGAATGCGCAGGCGGGACTTGCACAGGCAGATGCGGCGCGACGGATTGCGCGACTTGACCTTGACCGGGCCGAGATCGTTGCCCCGGTCTCCGGGCTGGTGGTGGAGCGTAACGCGATTCTGGGCGCCTTGGCCGGCGGTGGCAGTGGCCCGCTGTTCACGCTGCTTGCCGATGGCGAGATCGAGATGTCCGCCGAAGTGATCGAAACCGCCCTGCAGAGCCTCTCGATCGGTGACCCGGCCGAGATCCAAGTTGCGGGTCTGGGGAACATCACCGGCGAGGTGCGGCTGATTCCGGCTTCGGTCGATCCCGTGACGCGCTTGGGGAAGATGCGGATCTCATTGGATAGCGCGCCGGGATTGCGAACGGGACTCTTCGCGAGCGGTTGGGTGATTACCGCGAAACGCCATGCCGTGACCGTGCCAGCCACCGCCGTCCTGTCGGATGACCAAGGGGACCGCGTGCAGGTCGTCGAGGATGGCGTGGTGCGGTCCCATCCGGTCAAGGCCGGTCTGCTGTGGGAAGGGCGGCGCGAGATCGTCGAAGGCATCGAAGAAGGCGAGCAGGTAATCGCCCGCTCGGGAGCCTTTTTCCGCGATGGCGACATGGTCAAGGCAATCAGCGCTGCGCAATCCGAAGCGGAAACGGAAAACGAAACCGCCAGCGCCGCTGCGCCCGCTGAAGGGACGCGCCGGCCATGA
- a CDS encoding efflux RND transporter permease subunit produces the protein MNMSTWSIRHPVPPIAVFLVLLVVGLFSFSKLPVTAMPNIDLPIVSVNIAQPGAAPSELTTQVIQPVEDSISSVTGVRHISSTATDSMASITVEFELETNSDRAVNDVKDAVSNVRAELPESISEPIVQRVDVTGYPILTYAVSDPTQSIEGLSKFVDDVIGRELSTVDGVGKTERIGGAEREIKVELDPDRLLAHGLTAAEVSNQLRAKNIDMGGGRGDLAGTEYSIRTLGSADTISQLAATPIAIANGRTIRLDQLGDVIDGASEERSFALLDGQPVVAFGVYRATGKSDLSAGDGTKERLEEIRERYPNTQITLIDDATTYTAASYHSAMETLYEGAALAVLVVFLFLRNWRATLIAAVALPLSIIPTFFVMHWLGFTLNGISLLGITLVTGILVDDAIVEIENIVRHIGMGSPPYEASEEAANEIGLTVIAISFSIVAVFAPVSFMGGIAGQYFKQFGLTVAVSVLFSLLVARIITPMLAAYFIRGKQHEADRPDGLVMRVLMSVLRWTMRHRGLTLLAGLGIFAGSIYSATLLPTEFVPASDIGRSQIEIEMPPGSTIDETEDSVRNLNARVAETSEVKSVFAYSDGSDVTSARLMINYGKKDDRERSQFDLEEELKERLSTVPDMRINFQNEAGQNDLSISVLGETEEASAQAAERLTSAMDELATLEGVTSSASLQRPEIQVSPKSDIAAQLGVTASALATTLRVATLGDTEANLAKFNAGDEQVPIVVRLNEASRNNLMQVQNLRVPSSSGQIPLVTVADVTLSAGATEIGRYDRQFRTTVSANLADGALLGPVSAEVTNLQQEVELPPGTSIQPAGDAEIMGEVFSAFGTAMGAGIMLVYVVLVLLFHNFVTPVTILLSLPLAIGGAILALFVTGNSISMAVVIGFLMLMGIVTKNSIMLVEFALTSMVAGTPKREAILDAVHKRARPIVMTTIAMTAGMVPSALATGEGGEFRAPMAIAVIGGLLLSTLLSLLFVPSLFSLIHGGQGRVFGWFGRRIGLNKAREVPAE, from the coding sequence ATGAATATGTCCACCTGGTCGATCCGGCACCCGGTTCCGCCGATCGCGGTGTTCCTGGTGCTGCTGGTCGTCGGGCTGTTCAGCTTTTCCAAGCTGCCGGTTACGGCGATGCCGAATATCGATCTGCCCATCGTCAGCGTGAATATCGCTCAGCCGGGCGCTGCCCCGTCCGAGTTGACGACGCAGGTCATCCAGCCGGTCGAGGACAGTATCTCCTCTGTCACCGGGGTGCGGCATATTAGCTCGACCGCGACAGACAGCATGGCGTCGATCACCGTCGAGTTCGAGCTTGAAACCAACAGCGACCGGGCGGTGAATGACGTCAAGGACGCGGTTTCCAATGTCCGGGCGGAACTGCCCGAAAGCATCAGCGAACCCATCGTGCAACGGGTGGATGTGACGGGCTATCCGATCCTGACCTATGCGGTCAGCGACCCGACCCAGTCTATCGAGGGATTGTCGAAATTCGTCGATGACGTGATCGGTCGCGAACTTTCCACCGTGGATGGAGTCGGTAAGACAGAACGCATCGGTGGAGCAGAGCGGGAGATCAAGGTCGAGCTGGATCCCGACCGGCTGCTGGCACATGGATTGACGGCGGCAGAGGTTTCGAACCAGCTTCGCGCCAAGAATATCGACATGGGCGGCGGGCGCGGCGACCTGGCCGGCACCGAATATTCTATCCGCACATTGGGGTCTGCCGATACGATCTCGCAGCTTGCGGCGACGCCGATCGCGATTGCCAATGGCCGGACGATCCGGCTGGACCAATTGGGCGATGTCATCGACGGTGCCAGCGAAGAGCGCAGCTTTGCCCTGCTGGACGGACAACCGGTCGTGGCCTTCGGCGTATATCGGGCGACCGGCAAATCCGATCTTTCGGCAGGCGACGGCACCAAGGAACGGCTGGAGGAGATCCGCGAGCGTTACCCGAATACGCAGATCACCCTGATCGACGATGCGACGACCTATACCGCCGCCAGCTATCACAGCGCGATGGAGACGCTCTATGAAGGGGCGGCGCTGGCCGTGCTCGTGGTGTTCCTGTTTCTGCGCAATTGGCGGGCGACGCTGATCGCCGCCGTGGCGCTGCCGCTGTCGATCATTCCAACCTTCTTCGTCATGCATTGGCTGGGCTTCACGCTAAACGGTATCAGCCTGCTAGGGATCACGCTGGTGACCGGTATCCTCGTTGATGATGCAATCGTCGAGATCGAGAATATCGTCCGCCATATCGGCATGGGCTCGCCCCCATACGAGGCCAGCGAAGAGGCCGCCAACGAGATCGGCCTGACGGTGATCGCTATCAGTTTCTCGATTGTCGCGGTCTTTGCCCCGGTCAGTTTCATGGGCGGCATCGCAGGCCAGTATTTCAAGCAGTTCGGCCTGACTGTCGCTGTATCGGTGCTGTTCTCGCTTCTGGTTGCGCGGATCATCACACCGATGCTGGCGGCCTATTTCATCCGCGGCAAGCAGCATGAGGCGGATCGTCCCGATGGTCTGGTCATGCGCGTGTTGATGTCCGTCCTGCGCTGGACGATGCGGCATCGCGGGCTGACCCTGCTGGCAGGGCTGGGGATCTTCGCGGGATCGATCTATTCCGCGACCTTGCTGCCGACCGAGTTCGTCCCGGCCTCGGATATCGGTCGCAGCCAGATCGAAATAGAGATGCCGCCCGGCTCGACCATAGATGAAACCGAGGATTCGGTGCGCAACCTGAATGCGCGCGTTGCCGAGACATCCGAGGTGAAATCGGTCTTCGCCTATAGCGACGGTTCGGATGTGACCTCGGCCCGACTGATGATCAATTACGGTAAGAAGGATGATCGCGAACGGTCGCAATTCGACCTGGAAGAAGAGTTGAAGGAACGGCTCTCCACTGTTCCGGACATGCGCATCAATTTCCAGAACGAGGCCGGGCAGAACGACCTGTCGATCAGCGTATTGGGAGAAACCGAAGAGGCATCCGCACAGGCGGCTGAACGTCTGACCTCTGCCATGGACGAACTTGCGACGCTGGAGGGGGTGACCTCGTCGGCGAGCTTGCAGCGGCCCGAGATCCAGGTCTCTCCGAAATCGGATATCGCCGCGCAGCTTGGCGTGACGGCCAGCGCATTGGCGACGACCCTGCGCGTCGCGACGCTTGGTGATACAGAGGCGAACCTGGCCAAGTTCAATGCAGGGGACGAACAGGTGCCGATCGTCGTGCGGCTGAACGAGGCGTCGCGAAACAACCTGATGCAGGTGCAGAACCTGCGGGTGCCCAGCTCTTCGGGGCAGATTCCCCTGGTGACGGTCGCCGATGTGACGCTGTCGGCAGGTGCGACGGAAATCGGTCGCTATGACAGGCAGTTCCGCACCACGGTCAGCGCGAATCTGGCGGATGGCGCATTGCTCGGGCCGGTCAGTGCCGAGGTGACGAACCTGCAGCAAGAGGTCGAACTTCCGCCCGGCACGTCGATTCAACCGGCCGGCGACGCCGAAATCATGGGCGAGGTGTTCTCCGCTTTCGGCACGGCCATGGGGGCCGGGATCATGCTGGTCTATGTCGTGCTGGTGCTGTTGTTCCACAATTTCGTCACGCCGGTGACGATCCTTCTGTCGCTGCCTCTGGCTATCGGCGGGGCGATCCTCGCGCTATTCGTGACCGGCAATTCGATCAGCATGGCGGTGGTGATCGGTTTCCTGATGCTGATGGGTATCGTCACCAAGAACTCGATCATGCTGGTCGAATTCGCGCTGACCTCGATGGTGGCAGGCACGCCCAAGCGCGAGGCGATCCTGGATGCGGTGCACAAGCGCGCCCGGCCCATCGTGATGACGACCATCGCGATGACGGCGGGGATGGTGCCCTCGGCCCTGGCCACCGGAGAGGGCGGCGAGTTCCGGGCGCCGATGGCGATTGCGGTGATTGGCGGGCTGCTTCTTTCGACGCTCTTGTCGCTGCTGTTCGTACCGTCGCTGTTCTCGCTCATTCATGGCGGGCAAGGCCGGGTCTTTGGCTGGTTCGGGCGGCGGATCGGCTTGAACAAGGCGCGAGAGGTTCCGGCGGAGTAG
- a CDS encoding helix-turn-helix domain-containing protein — translation MAPNAGELLRQWRQRRRLSQLALASEADISQRHLSFLESGRSRPSRDMVMHLGERLEIPLRERNLILTAAGHAPHYPHRGLDAPELSGARRVVEDVLHGHLPHPALAVDRHWTLISANASAQALMANAAPHLLEGDINVLRLSLHPEGLAPRILNLPEWRSHLLTRLDHEIRQSADAKLAALRDEIAAFPFQASTAPARSDPAREGRIAVPLRLKSDAGPLTFLSTTTVFGTATDVTLSEVTIEAFFPADERTAKAMADRPGG, via the coding sequence ATGGCCCCAAATGCCGGAGAACTGCTGCGGCAATGGCGGCAGAGGCGCAGGCTCAGCCAGCTAGCGCTGGCGAGCGAGGCGGATATTTCCCAACGCCATCTCAGTTTCCTGGAATCGGGCCGGTCCCGGCCAAGCCGGGACATGGTGATGCATCTCGGCGAACGTCTCGAGATCCCGCTGCGCGAGCGCAACCTGATCCTGACCGCTGCGGGACATGCCCCGCATTACCCGCATCGCGGGCTGGACGCACCCGAACTTTCCGGGGCTCGCCGGGTGGTCGAGGACGTGCTGCACGGTCATCTGCCGCATCCCGCGCTGGCAGTGGATCGTCACTGGACATTGATTTCCGCGAATGCAAGCGCACAGGCGTTGATGGCCAATGCCGCGCCGCATCTGTTGGAGGGAGACATCAATGTCCTGCGATTGAGCCTTCATCCCGAAGGGCTGGCCCCGCGCATTCTCAACCTGCCGGAATGGCGATCCCACCTGCTAACCCGGCTCGACCACGAGATCAGGCAATCGGCGGATGCAAAGCTGGCGGCACTCCGCGATGAAATCGCTGCCTTTCCCTTTCAGGCAAGCACAGCACCGGCAAGATCCGATCCGGCGCGGGAAGGACGTATCGCGGTGCCGCTCAGGTTGAAAAGCGATGCAGGGCCGCTGACCTTTCTCAGCACTACAACGGTGTTCGGCACGGCCACCGATGTCACGCTGTCAGAGGTGACGATCGAAGCGTTCTTTCCGGCGGATGAGCGAACCGCCAAGGCGATGGCGGACCGACCCGGTGGTTGA
- a CDS encoding DUF1330 domain-containing protein encodes MTCYAIGYLQNVEMGAGITAYLENIDATLAPFDGRFIIHGGPKHMLEGKIDGDLIVIAFPDMEKARNWYQSPQYQAILHHRLENSEGTVFLMDGVDADHRATDILTA; translated from the coding sequence ATGACCTGCTATGCAATCGGTTATCTGCAAAATGTCGAAATGGGCGCTGGAATCACGGCCTATCTTGAAAATATCGATGCGACGCTTGCCCCCTTCGATGGGCGCTTCATCATTCATGGCGGACCAAAGCACATGCTGGAAGGGAAAATCGACGGCGACCTGATCGTGATTGCCTTTCCGGATATGGAGAAGGCCCGAAACTGGTATCAATCGCCGCAATATCAGGCGATCCTTCATCATCGCCTGGAGAATTCCGAAGGAACGGTTTTTCTTATGGATGGGGTCGATGCGGATCACCGGGCCACGGATATCCTGACGGCTTGA